A genomic stretch from Desulfotignum balticum DSM 7044 includes:
- a CDS encoding methylenetetrahydrofolate reductase: MSFKAKLSSGERVILAEMDTPKGVDISNMISHARFLKSRVDAVVLPDLDTGVMHLNALAGGAILTQQGLEPVIHVYGRDRNRMALQGDLLAAHVLGIHNLMVVQGEEMINGDHPDAKIVDDVDELGILKMIQTLMAGTDLAGFELHGKPEFIPGIATPPIADEDQLTQAVADAGAKIAAGAGYIVLQPVFDLDFYKKIIHTFSSLNVPVIASVFLLKNVGMARYISINDPTSRLSEDVIRRIRQAKDRDTECVTIAGEMIRSLKEISQGIKISALGWEDKLPAILDSAGL, encoded by the coding sequence ATGAGTTTCAAGGCAAAACTGTCGTCCGGGGAACGGGTAATCCTGGCTGAAATGGATACCCCCAAGGGCGTAGATATATCCAATATGATCAGCCATGCAAGGTTTCTTAAATCCCGTGTGGATGCCGTGGTGTTACCGGACCTGGACACGGGTGTCATGCATCTGAATGCGCTGGCCGGCGGAGCGATCCTGACTCAGCAGGGATTGGAACCCGTCATCCATGTGTACGGCCGGGACAGAAACCGGATGGCGCTTCAGGGAGATCTGCTGGCGGCCCATGTGCTGGGGATTCACAACCTCATGGTGGTGCAGGGCGAAGAGATGATCAATGGGGATCACCCGGACGCAAAAATTGTGGATGACGTGGATGAACTGGGTATTCTGAAAATGATCCAGACCCTGATGGCCGGAACGGATCTGGCCGGGTTTGAGTTGCATGGTAAACCGGAATTCATCCCGGGGATCGCGACCCCGCCCATTGCCGATGAAGATCAGCTGACTCAGGCTGTGGCAGATGCTGGAGCAAAAATTGCTGCCGGTGCCGGATATATCGTTCTTCAACCGGTGTTTGACCTGGATTTTTATAAAAAGATCATACACACGTTCTCTTCTTTGAATGTACCGGTGATTGCCTCGGTTTTTCTGTTGAAAAACGTTGGCATGGCCCGGTATATTTCCATCAATGATCCCACTTCCCGGTTGTCGGAAGATGTGATCCGGCGGATACGTCAGGCCAAGGACCGTGACACGGAATGTGTGACCATTGCCGGTGAAATGATTCGCAGCCTCAAGGAGATTTCCCAGGGCATCAAAATATCCGCTCTGGGGTGGGAAGACAAACTGCCGGCCATTCTGGACAGCGCCGGGCTGTAG